The region CTCCCGACCGAACGGACCGTCGACGCCGACCGCCTCAAACTGGTCCACGGCCACCCCGACGACCCGGACCGCTACACCTACCCCGAGGATTTCTCGCCTGAGTTACTGGAGGGGGAGGAACTGTTGGTGCTCGGCCACACTCACCATCAGCACGTCGAACAGTACGCCGAGGGAACCGTGCTGAACCCCGGCAGCGTGGGGCAACCCCGCGACGGCGACCCCGACGCCGCCTACGCGGTGGTCGACCTCGATGCGGGGACGGTCGACCTTCGTCGGGTCGAGTACGACGTCGAGGCGGTCGTCGACGCCGTGGCGGAAGCGGGACTGCCAGAACGGATCGGGACGCGGCTCCGCGACGGGCGCTGAACACGATTTCCGACCGTTTTCGCGCAGATATTCCCACCGTCCGAGCGCCGGCGCTATCGTTCTCTCCTGCCGGTAGTACAAATACAGTTTCACTACTGAAAATGTACTGGGAAACTCTTAACCCGGTCGGCGAAAACGAACAGATAGGAGGCCCGGACTGCGAATCCGCAGCGCAGCGCCGCTCAGACGGGCGAACAGTGGCGACGCTCACGGTTCGACCCCGGGCCAACGTTGGATATGACACAGACCGAATCACCCACGACGAACCGAATCACCGAACGCCTCGCCGTCGCGGCCGCCGACCTCGACCTCGAGAGCGACGTCGACGAACTCGCAGCCGCCGCCGAGCGAAACAGCTACGCCGACGCCTCCCTGGACGAAATCGACGAGGCGATACTGGGGGTGCTCACTGCCCGCACCGAGCGCGACCCCGCCCACGACGACGCAGCCGCCCGCATCGCCCGCTGGCGCCACGCACGGACCGTGACTGGCGAGGACGGGCCGCTTTCGGATTCGGCCTATCGGGGGGCGTTCGCTGCGGGAATCGAGGAAGGCGTCGAGCTGGACCTGCTCGATGAGCGGATGGCCGACTACGACCTCGAGGCGCTGGCGGTCGAGCTCCGGCCCGAACGCGACGAAGCGTTCGGCTACATGGCCGTCTCGACGCTCGTCCAGCGCTACTTCCTCCGTAGCTCCGAGGCCGAGGAGCCGCTCGAGCTCCCGCAGGCGTTCTGGATGCGCGTGGCGATGGGCGTCGCGCTCGCCGAGGAGCCCGACGAACGCGAGGCCCGCGCGGTCGAGTTCTACGAGGCGCTCTCGAGCCTGCGCTTCGTTCACTCGACGCCGACGCTGTTCCACGCCGGGACCACCCACCCGCAGCTCTCATCGTGTTATCTCACGACCGTCCAGGACGACCTCGAGGATATCTTCGACTCTTACAAGGCCCACGCAAAGCTCTCGAAGTGGTCCGGCGGGCTTGGCAACGACTGGACAAACGTCCGGGCCACTGGCTCGCTTATCGAGTCGACGGGCGTCGAGTCCACCGGCGTCGTCCCGTTCCTCAACATCTCCGACGACGTCACCGGCGCGATCAACCGCTCGGGGAAGCGCCGCGGCGCCGCCTGTGCCTACCTCGCTGCGTGGCATATGGACTTCCCGGCGTTCCTCGACCTGAAGCGCAACACCGGCGACGAGCGCCGACGCACCCACGACATGAACACGGCAGCGTGGGTGCCCGACCTGTTCATGAAGCGGGTCCGGGCCGGCGAGCAGTGGACGCTGTTCTCGCCCGACGAGACCCCCGATCTCCACGAGGCCACGGGCCAGGAGTTCGAGCGGCGCTACGAGGCCTACGAGCAAGCCGCCGACGACGGCGAACTCCGACAGTTCGACCGCGTCGAGGCCGAAGCGCTCTGGCGGACGATGCTCACGCGCCTGTTCGAGACAGGCCACCCGTGGATCACGTTCAAGGACCCCTGTAACGTCCGCTCGCCGCAGGACCACGTTGGGACCATCAACAGCTCCAACCTCTGTACGGAGATTACGCTCAACACCTCCGCTCGGGAGACTGCGGTCTGTAACCTCGGCTCGGTCAACCTCGCCGAACACGTCGACGGTGACGACCTCGACCGCGAGGCGCTGGCCGACACCGTCGAGACGGCGATGCGGATGCTCGACAACGTCGTCGACCTGAACTTCTACCCGACAGAGCGCGCCGAACGGGCCAACACCCGCCATCGGCCGGTCGGACTGGGAGTCATGGGGTTCCACGAGATGCTGGGCCAGCGTGGCGTCGCGATGGCCAGCGAGGAGGCTCTCGAGGTTGCCGACGAGACGATGGAACGCGTGGCCTACCGTGCAATCCTGAACTCCTCGAAGCTGGCCGCCGAACGCGGTTCCTACGACAGCTACGAGGGGTCGAAATGGGACCGCGGCCTGCTCCCGCAAGACACCGTTTCGCTGCTGGAAGCAGAGCGCGGCGAGCCCGTCGACGTGGACGTCAAGGAAACGCTCGACTGGGAACGCGTGCGCGAGCACGTCGCCGCCCACGGGATGCGCAACTCCAACACCACCGCCGTGGCGCCGACGGCGACCATCTCCACCATTGCGGGCACCACCCCCTCAATCGAGCCGCGGTACTCGAATCTCTACGTCAAGTCGAACATGAGCGGCGAGTTCACCGTCGTCAACGAGCAGCTGGTCGAGGAGCTGGAGGAGCTCGGACTCTGGACCGACGAGATGCTCGACCGCATCAAATACCACGACGGCGCGATTCAGGAGATCGACGCCATTCCGCCGGCGCTCCAAGCGCGTCACCGCGGCGCCTTCGAAATCGACCCGCGCCACCAGCTCGAGCTCACGGCCCGGCGGGCGGTCTGGGTCGACCAGTCACAGAGCCACAACGTCTTCTTCCCCTCCACCGACGGGACGCTGCTCGACGACATCTACCAGCGGGCGTGGGAGCTGGGCCTGAAGACCACCTACTATCTGCGGACCCTTGGAGCCAGTCAGTTCGAGAAGTCCACGCTGGACATGGCTGCGTACGGCCGGACCCAGCGCCGCGATGACGACAGTGGAGCGACCGACGACGGGAGCGGCGACGACGAACCGACCGACGGCTCGGAGCTCCCGAGCGTTGAGGACCCAACCTGTGAGGCCTGCCAGTAATGCCCATCAACTACCTCACCGGCAGCGACACACACGACCCGAACAAGATCCTGCCGTTCGACTACGAATGGGCCCGCGAGTACTACGAGGCGGGCGTCGACAACAACTGGGTGCCCGAGGAGATACCCATGGGCAACGACATCGACCAGTGGAACGGCGACGACCTCTCCGAAGCCGAGCGCCAACTCGTGGAGTGGAACCTCGGTTTCTTTTCGACG is a window of halophilic archaeon DL31 DNA encoding:
- a CDS encoding phosphodiesterase, MJ0936 family (KEGG: nph:NP0728A serine/threonine protein phosphatase; bis(5'-nucleosyl)-tetraphosphatase (symmetrical)~TIGRFAM: Uncharacterised protein family UPF0025~PFAM: Metallophosphoesterase); translation: MQLGVLSDVHANRIALEAVLADMPPVEGLVCAGDVVGYNPWPKACLERLRAEGVVTIQGNHDRAVTGDTPFNFNGMAAAGVDYAREQLGQADIEWLRSLPTERTVDADRLKLVHGHPDDPDRYTYPEDFSPELLEGEELLVLGHTHHQHVEQYAEGTVLNPGSVGQPRDGDPDAAYAVVDLDAGTVDLRRVEYDVEAVVDAVAEAGLPERIGTRLRDGR
- a CDS encoding ribonucleoside-diphosphate reductase, alpha subunit (KEGG: hje:HacjB3_00815 ribonucleoside-diphosphate reductase alpha subunit~TIGRFAM: Ribonucleoside-diphosphate reductase, alpha subunit~PFAM: Ribonucleotide reductase large subunit, C-terminal; Ribonucleotide reductase large subunit, N-terminal); the protein is MTQTESPTTNRITERLAVAAADLDLESDVDELAAAAERNSYADASLDEIDEAILGVLTARTERDPAHDDAAARIARWRHARTVTGEDGPLSDSAYRGAFAAGIEEGVELDLLDERMADYDLEALAVELRPERDEAFGYMAVSTLVQRYFLRSSEAEEPLELPQAFWMRVAMGVALAEEPDEREARAVEFYEALSSLRFVHSTPTLFHAGTTHPQLSSCYLTTVQDDLEDIFDSYKAHAKLSKWSGGLGNDWTNVRATGSLIESTGVESTGVVPFLNISDDVTGAINRSGKRRGAACAYLAAWHMDFPAFLDLKRNTGDERRRTHDMNTAAWVPDLFMKRVRAGEQWTLFSPDETPDLHEATGQEFERRYEAYEQAADDGELRQFDRVEAEALWRTMLTRLFETGHPWITFKDPCNVRSPQDHVGTINSSNLCTEITLNTSARETAVCNLGSVNLAEHVDGDDLDREALADTVETAMRMLDNVVDLNFYPTERAERANTRHRPVGLGVMGFHEMLGQRGVAMASEEALEVADETMERVAYRAILNSSKLAAERGSYDSYEGSKWDRGLLPQDTVSLLEAERGEPVDVDVKETLDWERVREHVAAHGMRNSNTTAVAPTATISTIAGTTPSIEPRYSNLYVKSNMSGEFTVVNEQLVEELEELGLWTDEMLDRIKYHDGAIQEIDAIPPALQARHRGAFEIDPRHQLELTARRAVWVDQSQSHNVFFPSTDGTLLDDIYQRAWELGLKTTYYLRTLGASQFEKSTLDMAAYGRTQRRDDDSGATDDGSGDDEPTDGSELPSVEDPTCEACQ